In Desulfobulbus oralis, one DNA window encodes the following:
- a CDS encoding glutamate-5-semialdehyde dehydrogenase: MTEIAGRMRAMARQAKSAATVLRALESGTKNAVLRELAALLREKQAQIQQENALDLEAGARKGLSQAMLARLELSDRVMAEMVQGLHEVADMADPLGEIGDMQRRPSGILVGRMRVPLGVILMIYESRPNVTIDSAALCLKSGNAVILRGGSEALRSNLALAAVSHEALSRHQLDPDLVQVVPTTERSAIDALLEQEDCIDLVIPRGGEGLLRAVTAKSRIPVLKHYRGVCHAFVDESADIDAALRVVVSAKVQRPSACNALEGLLVHRNIAQEFLPGAAEALHREQVRLLGCERSQTLSPHIEAAAETDWGREFLDLAMTVRVVQDMDEALAWIERYGSRHTESILTGSYANARRFLREVDASAVMVNASTRFNDGGQFGLGLEIGISTSKLHAYGPMGLNELTTRKFVVLGNGEIRA, encoded by the coding sequence ATGACAGAGATTGCAGGCCGGATGAGGGCCATGGCGCGGCAGGCGAAGTCCGCGGCCACGGTTTTGCGCGCCCTGGAGAGCGGGACGAAAAACGCCGTTCTTCGGGAGCTGGCCGCGCTTTTGCGGGAAAAGCAGGCGCAGATTCAGCAGGAAAATGCGCTCGACCTGGAGGCCGGGGCCCGGAAGGGCCTGAGCCAGGCCATGCTGGCCCGGCTGGAGCTGAGCGACAGGGTCATGGCCGAGATGGTGCAGGGCCTGCACGAGGTGGCGGATATGGCCGATCCGCTTGGGGAGATCGGCGATATGCAGCGGCGGCCCTCCGGCATTCTGGTGGGCCGGATGCGCGTTCCCCTGGGCGTGATCCTGATGATTTACGAATCCAGGCCCAATGTCACCATCGACTCCGCGGCCCTTTGTCTGAAATCCGGCAACGCGGTGATTCTGCGCGGCGGTTCCGAGGCCCTGCGCTCCAATCTGGCTCTGGCCGCGGTGTCTCACGAGGCGCTTTCCCGGCACCAGCTCGATCCGGATCTGGTGCAGGTCGTGCCCACGACGGAGCGCAGTGCCATCGATGCGCTTCTGGAGCAGGAGGACTGCATTGATCTGGTCATCCCGCGGGGCGGCGAGGGCCTGCTCCGGGCGGTCACGGCCAAGTCCCGCATTCCGGTGCTGAAACACTACAGGGGGGTGTGTCACGCCTTTGTGGACGAAAGCGCGGACATCGACGCCGCACTGCGGGTCGTGGTGAGCGCCAAGGTGCAGCGGCCCAGCGCCTGCAACGCCCTGGAAGGCCTGCTGGTGCACCGGAATATTGCCCAGGAATTTTTGCCCGGAGCGGCGGAGGCCCTGCATCGGGAGCAGGTGCGGCTCCTGGGCTGCGAGCGGAGCCAGACGCTGTCCCCGCATATCGAGGCCGCGGCGGAGACGGACTGGGGCCGGGAATTTCTCGACCTCGCCATGACCGTGCGCGTGGTGCAGGATATGGACGAGGCCCTGGCCTGGATCGAGCGTTACGGCTCCAGGCACACGGAAAGCATCCTGACCGGGTCTTATGCGAATGCCAGGCGTTTCCTGCGGGAGGTCGATGCCTCGGCGGTCATGGTCAATGCCTCCACGCGCTTCAATGACGGCGGCCAGTTCGGCCTGGGCCTGGAGATCGGCATTTCCACCTCGAAGCTGCACGCCTACGGTCCCATGGGCCTGAACGAACTCACCACCCGGAAGTTCGTGGTTTTGGGCAACGGCGAAATCCGCGCCTGA
- a CDS encoding J domain-containing protein: MNIPNQLQASRVEELLIGIMVKAAQTGGCLPESRRQGILALFQRHMRCEAKQLAAVQSLIREAELFALAAEFRSRLEQPPCTRLAYSSCLLLTKTVYRLIHSGGQPGPAEVARARRLAGQLGILPADLGGIEAQWGLAAQSTPASNRPAAGAGQDRFAWLYVNIMVQIGLLDGHFTRTKLRTILEFFLANMLCSKERIQQLRQMAKDAWERSGQPERSLNVLARAFHQDFNYATRHMLLERVFQLISLGGRPLARELQASRDLAGQLRIFSEDLKRLEEKYRQLADAQRQQAAQARQEAQTREEKARNQARGPHRAGAGEQREAWGSTRRKNAAPPQVPLEEAACCDLLRVRPGANLAVIRRAWHERVMEYHPDRLAYLGPEFVALAEQKTKAINAAYAYFTEKYNEFGEEPF; this comes from the coding sequence ATGAACATTCCGAACCAGCTTCAGGCCAGCCGCGTGGAAGAACTGCTGATCGGCATCATGGTCAAGGCCGCCCAGACTGGCGGCTGCCTCCCCGAATCGCGGCGGCAGGGCATCCTCGCCCTTTTTCAGCGCCACATGCGCTGCGAGGCGAAACAACTGGCCGCGGTGCAGTCCCTCATCCGCGAGGCCGAACTCTTCGCGCTGGCCGCCGAATTCCGCAGCCGGCTGGAGCAGCCGCCATGCACTCGCCTGGCCTACAGCTCCTGCCTGCTGCTCACCAAAACGGTCTATCGCCTCATCCACAGCGGCGGCCAGCCCGGGCCTGCCGAAGTGGCCCGGGCCCGGAGGCTTGCCGGCCAGCTCGGCATCCTTCCCGCCGATCTGGGCGGCATCGAGGCCCAATGGGGCCTTGCCGCCCAAAGCACTCCGGCCAGCAACAGACCTGCGGCTGGGGCCGGGCAGGACCGCTTTGCCTGGCTCTATGTCAATATCATGGTGCAGATCGGGCTGTTGGACGGCCATTTCACCAGAACAAAACTGCGGACCATTCTGGAATTTTTTCTGGCCAACATGCTCTGCAGCAAGGAGCGGATACAGCAGCTCCGCCAGATGGCCAAGGATGCCTGGGAGCGCAGCGGGCAGCCGGAAAGGAGCCTGAACGTGCTGGCCAGGGCATTCCACCAGGATTTTAACTATGCGACCCGCCACATGCTGCTGGAGCGCGTGTTCCAGCTCATCAGCCTGGGCGGACGCCCGCTGGCCAGGGAACTGCAGGCCTCGCGCGATCTTGCCGGCCAGCTCCGCATCTTTTCGGAAGATCTGAAGCGCCTGGAGGAAAAGTACCGACAGCTTGCCGATGCGCAGCGGCAACAAGCGGCCCAGGCCCGGCAGGAGGCGCAAACACGGGAAGAAAAGGCCCGCAATCAGGCCAGGGGCCCGCACCGCGCAGGCGCCGGGGAACAGCGCGAAGCCTGGGGCAGTACCCGGCGGAAAAATGCCGCGCCGCCCCAGGTCCCGCTCGAAGAGGCGGCCTGCTGCGACCTCCTCCGGGTCAGGCCCGGAGCCAATCTCGCCGTGATCAGGCGGGCCTGGCACGAGCGGGTCATGGAGTATCATCCGGACCGTCTGGCCTATCTGGGGCCGGAGTTTGTCGCCCTGGCTGAGCAGAAGACAAAGGCCATCAATGCGGCCTACGCCTATTTTACTGAAAAATATAATGAATTCGGGGAGGAACCATTCTGA
- a CDS encoding RsmE family RNA methyltransferase yields the protein MRRFYFPALAAPDAGPSDQSPLVLTGPEARHLALVLRLKAGDTVEFFDGLGQVVQARLQSVTPQQVRAVPVAAHAGRADSCPDLVLAQALLKGRKMDLVVQKANELGVQRLLPLVTQFCEKREGGAAAFARWQRIVIESCKQCRRALPMQIGAPAPLAGADFSWAKTRLVAWEGEHEAGLPFAPLEPAAGPLCLLVGPEGGLHQDEVAHLQSQGFRAFSLGALVLRAETAAISGLSVLRWLSGGLGNFADGRWP from the coding sequence ATGCGGCGTTTTTATTTTCCTGCCCTTGCCGCGCCCGATGCGGGCCCTTCCGACCAGAGTCCCCTGGTGCTGACTGGCCCGGAGGCCCGGCATCTGGCCCTGGTGCTGCGGCTGAAAGCCGGCGATACGGTTGAGTTTTTCGATGGCCTGGGTCAGGTTGTGCAGGCCCGCCTGCAGAGCGTGACCCCGCAGCAGGTGCGGGCGGTGCCTGTGGCCGCACATGCCGGGCGCGCGGATTCCTGTCCAGACCTCGTGCTGGCGCAGGCGCTTCTGAAGGGCAGGAAAATGGATCTGGTGGTGCAGAAGGCCAACGAACTGGGGGTGCAGCGGCTGCTGCCGCTGGTGACGCAGTTCTGCGAAAAACGGGAGGGCGGGGCGGCGGCATTCGCACGCTGGCAGCGCATCGTGATAGAATCCTGCAAGCAGTGCAGGCGGGCCCTGCCCATGCAGATCGGGGCGCCGGCGCCTTTGGCCGGAGCCGATTTTTCCTGGGCCAAAACGCGGCTCGTGGCCTGGGAAGGCGAGCACGAGGCGGGTCTGCCCTTTGCGCCTTTGGAACCGGCCGCCGGGCCGCTCTGTCTGCTTGTCGGGCCGGAAGGCGGCCTGCACCAGGACGAAGTGGCCCATCTGCAGAGCCAGGGTTTTCGGGCTTTTTCCCTGGGGGCTTTGGTGCTGCGGGCCGAAACCGCGGCCATCTCTGGCCTGAGCGTGCTGCGCTGGCTCTCCGGCGGACTGGGCAACTTTGCCGATGGGCGGTGGCCGTAA
- a CDS encoding J domain-containing protein, protein MKHILCMLSGIVGLALFFLFLQLERTSPALAYVLMGLCPTAVFLLCPYPGEYSARLGTGGRLALSVLACGVGSALRSISDVSIEHGIIAHPFHLPIALLLLLALASAGLAAYFVATRLALPAFERSMQEDPADRQRAGSAAYGQEQASAARPRRHECPENPARFQELLIRILVQAAMVDGHFTRAEFSVILQFFRHKLGYDENRMVRVKQLAKQAMDYPADLEKLVEEFGEGFSYTAYLILLELVYALVYTKTPPLKGELEQAHAIAARLGVFAADLRNIRAKYRGQRPPPDDREEPRQKSGSQQRSQSSQPGSDWQGQDSQKPELPPAEAEALEILGLEPGASAASIKKAYRRLVLQYHPDKVAHLGAEFRHIAEEKTKEINVAYALLRKVRGA, encoded by the coding sequence ATGAAACATATTCTCTGCATGCTCAGCGGCATTGTCGGTCTTGCCCTCTTTTTTCTGTTCCTCCAACTGGAGCGCACATCGCCCGCGCTGGCCTATGTGCTGATGGGACTGTGCCCGACAGCGGTTTTTCTTCTGTGTCCATACCCGGGGGAGTACAGCGCCAGGCTGGGCACAGGGGGCAGACTGGCCCTTTCGGTTCTGGCCTGCGGCGTGGGCAGCGCTCTGCGCAGCATATCGGATGTCAGCATAGAGCACGGAATCATAGCCCATCCTTTTCATCTGCCGATCGCGCTCCTCCTGCTGCTGGCCCTTGCCTCAGCAGGTCTGGCTGCCTATTTCGTGGCCACGCGCCTTGCGCTGCCGGCCTTTGAACGATCGATGCAGGAGGATCCGGCAGACAGGCAGCGGGCAGGATCTGCCGCATATGGGCAGGAACAGGCTTCGGCAGCCCGCCCCCGGCGGCACGAATGCCCGGAAAATCCGGCGCGTTTTCAGGAATTGCTGATCCGCATTCTCGTGCAGGCAGCCATGGTGGACGGCCATTTCACCAGAGCCGAATTTTCGGTCATTCTGCAATTTTTCCGGCACAAGCTGGGCTATGACGAGAACCGGATGGTCCGCGTGAAGCAGCTCGCCAAGCAGGCCATGGATTACCCGGCCGATCTGGAAAAATTGGTGGAGGAATTCGGCGAGGGCTTTTCCTACACCGCATACCTGATTCTTTTGGAACTGGTCTATGCGCTGGTCTATACGAAAACGCCGCCCTTGAAGGGCGAGCTGGAGCAGGCCCATGCCATTGCCGCAAGGCTGGGCGTTTTTGCCGCCGACCTGCGCAACATCCGGGCCAAATACCGGGGGCAGAGGCCTCCGCCCGACGACAGAGAGGAGCCAAGGCAAAAAAGCGGGAGCCAGCAGAGGAGCCAAAGCAGTCAGCCCGGGTCGGACTGGCAGGGGCAGGACAGCCAAAAGCCGGAACTGCCGCCCGCAGAAGCGGAGGCTCTGGAGATTCTGGGCCTGGAACCAGGAGCCAGTGCGGCGTCGATAAAAAAGGCCTACCGCCGCCTGGTACTGCAGTACCACCCGGACAAGGTCGCCCACCTGGGCGCGGAGTTCCGGCATATTGCCGAAGAAAAGACAAAGGAAATCAACGTGGCCTATGCCCTGCTGCGCAAAGTCCGCGGTGCATAG
- the dtd gene encoding D-aminoacyl-tRNA deacylase — MRAVVQRVSHAAVRVAGRETGAIGSGLLVFLGVQQSDSAADAAWLLDKILNLRIFEDPAGLMNRSLLDTAGALLVVSQFTVLSDCRRGRRPSWHEAAPPEQARALYEHFLVLARSRVPTECGQFQSTMQVSLVNDGPVTILLDSHKLF; from the coding sequence ATGCGGGCGGTGGTGCAGAGGGTGAGCCATGCGGCTGTCCGTGTCGCGGGCCGGGAGACCGGGGCCATTGGGTCCGGACTGCTGGTGTTTTTGGGCGTGCAGCAGAGCGACAGCGCAGCGGATGCGGCCTGGCTGCTGGACAAAATCCTCAACTTGCGTATTTTTGAGGATCCTGCCGGTCTGATGAACCGTTCCTTGCTGGATACGGCCGGTGCTCTTTTGGTGGTGTCGCAGTTCACGGTGCTGAGCGATTGCCGCAGGGGCCGCAGACCCTCCTGGCATGAGGCCGCGCCGCCGGAGCAGGCAAGGGCGCTTTACGAACATTTTCTTGTGCTGGCCCGCAGCCGTGTGCCCACCGAATGCGGCCAGTTTCAAAGCACGATGCAGGTGAGTCTGGTCAATGATGGCCCGGTCACCATCCTGTTGGATTCCCATAAACTTTTCTGA
- a CDS encoding UvrD-helicase domain-containing protein: MRCIADLHIHSLFSRATSKSSHLRGLAAWAAVKGIDLVATGDFTHPGWFAHLYEELMPAEPGLFRLKPDPLYDYAALLPEGLCPERHPEEIRFMLGTEISCIYKRAGRVRKVHNLIYAPDMQAVRRINAKLGDLGNISSDGRPILGLDSHDLLEIVLEQSADAFLIPAHIWTPWFSLFGSRSGFDRIEDCFADLTPHIFALETGLSSDPDMNRLLSALDPYTLVSNSDCHSPARLGREANIFDIDLDYFALREAIRTPRDAEGRQRMVATVEFFPEEGKYHADGHRKCGVCLEPQKTKELGGLCPVCGRALTVGVLHRVLELADRSVPRYPEGSPAVRRLVPLPELVAELLGLGPASARVCSAWVRLVNTFGSEFRLLLDTPLGDMKDFGLLAEAVSRVRRDAVERQPGYDGEFGRMRVFAEGERERLGGQQSLFPAESAPRKIRKKRSLLLSAPAAGALAPADAGPQPRRLNEAQQAAVMSSAPVILVQAGPGTGKTHTLASRVARLLEDGHTVCTVITFTNKAADELKCRLQPERRDTCRISTFHGYCLGLLRLERPGLAVAGPEERGGMLAGLFPEMNGRERAQADERIGRFLLADEASAPPEVQRYLEALAAHRLVDLDDVCRQALALFRKGGRFADRLRKLTGMLFVDEFQDVNAVQYALVAEVAKTNPVFCIGDPDQSIYGFRGASPRWFYRLMEDFAAERHVLSQNYRSGAAIVQAAAAVIRHNPHELSLAAPESLAENEAKIHLQSCQGALDEARFIADQIEAQTGGLSHRGVERMEGEAAAGVSLGDIAVLYRNLRLASAVEKVFAERGIPFRQVELSAWYMQGACRLLSSWLMLAASGDGVDQMLFLLGQEAGLGAVRLGQAQALLRGSREAGLPGLLDALAGMRTAPAGFLHLAQEVAALAEGDRPLPELVDTLIGFLAAHYGKAFAPEDARVLRLRENAVSFPDLPAFAANLERYRDSVLYDPKAQAVTLSTLHAAKGLEFDVVFLCACEQGILPGAPRETLDEAGLQAHLEEERRLFYVGMTRARRTLYCTWCALRHGFGQTGPEPGPSPFLFEFSPELLSPAPLIRPAARKKRARLRQLALFADRKPDE; the protein is encoded by the coding sequence ATGCGCTGTATCGCCGATCTCCACATTCATTCCCTCTTTTCCCGCGCCACCAGCAAAAGCAGCCACCTGCGCGGCCTGGCGGCCTGGGCCGCGGTCAAGGGCATTGACCTGGTGGCGACAGGCGATTTCACCCACCCCGGCTGGTTCGCCCATCTCTACGAAGAGCTGATGCCCGCCGAACCCGGCCTGTTCCGTCTGAAGCCCGACCCGCTCTACGATTATGCCGCGCTGTTGCCCGAGGGGCTCTGCCCCGAGCGCCACCCGGAGGAAATCCGCTTCATGCTGGGCACCGAGATCAGTTGCATCTACAAGCGGGCAGGGCGGGTGCGCAAGGTGCACAACCTGATTTACGCGCCGGACATGCAGGCCGTGCGCCGCATCAATGCCAAGCTGGGCGATCTGGGCAACATCAGCTCCGACGGCCGGCCCATCCTGGGTCTGGATTCCCACGACCTGCTGGAAATCGTGCTGGAGCAGAGTGCGGACGCCTTTCTAATCCCTGCCCATATCTGGACACCCTGGTTTTCCCTCTTCGGCTCCCGGTCCGGTTTTGACCGCATTGAAGACTGCTTTGCCGACCTGACCCCGCACATCTTTGCCCTGGAAACCGGCCTGTCCTCCGACCCGGACATGAACCGGCTGCTTTCCGCGCTGGACCCCTACACCCTGGTTTCCAATTCCGACTGCCATTCGCCGGCCCGGCTGGGCCGGGAGGCCAATATCTTCGACATTGATCTGGACTATTTCGCCCTGCGCGAGGCCATCAGGACGCCCCGCGACGCAGAGGGCCGGCAGCGGATGGTTGCCACAGTGGAATTTTTTCCGGAAGAGGGCAAGTACCACGCCGATGGTCACAGGAAATGCGGCGTGTGCCTGGAGCCGCAGAAAACCAAAGAGCTGGGCGGGCTCTGTCCGGTCTGCGGCAGAGCCCTGACCGTGGGCGTGCTGCACCGGGTATTGGAGCTGGCCGATCGCAGCGTCCCCCGGTACCCGGAGGGCAGCCCGGCAGTGCGACGGCTGGTGCCTTTGCCGGAACTCGTGGCCGAGTTGCTGGGGCTGGGCCCGGCCAGCGCCAGGGTCTGCTCGGCCTGGGTCCGCCTGGTCAATACCTTTGGCTCCGAGTTCCGTCTGCTTCTGGACACGCCTCTGGGGGACATGAAAGACTTTGGCCTGCTGGCCGAGGCGGTGTCCCGGGTACGGAGGGATGCAGTGGAGCGTCAGCCCGGCTATGACGGCGAATTCGGCCGGATGCGCGTTTTTGCGGAGGGCGAGCGCGAGCGGCTGGGCGGTCAGCAGAGCCTCTTTCCGGCGGAATCGGCGCCGCGCAAGATACGGAAAAAGCGCTCTTTGCTGTTATCTGCGCCGGCAGCGGGCGCGCTGGCTCCGGCCGATGCCGGGCCCCAGCCACGCAGGCTGAACGAAGCCCAGCAGGCCGCAGTGATGAGCAGCGCGCCGGTGATTCTGGTGCAGGCTGGGCCGGGCACGGGCAAGACCCATACGCTCGCGAGCCGGGTGGCCCGGCTGCTGGAGGATGGTCATACCGTTTGCACGGTCATCACCTTTACCAACAAGGCGGCGGACGAACTGAAATGCCGCCTGCAGCCGGAGCGCCGGGATACCTGCCGCATCAGCACCTTTCACGGCTACTGCCTTGGGCTGCTGCGCCTGGAACGGCCCGGGCTGGCCGTGGCCGGGCCCGAGGAGCGGGGCGGCATGCTGGCCGGCCTGTTCCCCGAAATGAACGGCCGGGAGCGGGCACAGGCGGACGAGCGTATCGGTCGTTTCCTTTTGGCGGACGAAGCGTCGGCGCCCCCTGAAGTGCAGCGTTATCTGGAGGCGCTCGCGGCCCATAGGCTCGTCGATCTGGACGATGTCTGCCGGCAGGCGCTGGCGCTTTTCCGCAAGGGCGGCCGCTTCGCGGACAGGCTCCGTAAACTGACCGGCATGCTCTTTGTCGATGAGTTTCAGGACGTGAACGCAGTGCAGTACGCGCTGGTGGCCGAAGTGGCGAAGACCAACCCGGTCTTCTGCATCGGCGATCCGGATCAGTCCATTTACGGCTTTCGCGGGGCCAGCCCACGCTGGTTTTACCGGCTCATGGAGGATTTTGCGGCGGAACGCCATGTGCTGAGCCAGAATTACCGCAGCGGCGCCGCGATCGTCCAGGCCGCCGCGGCCGTGATTCGCCACAATCCGCATGAACTCTCCCTTGCCGCGCCGGAGTCTCTGGCGGAAAACGAGGCGAAGATCCATCTGCAGTCCTGCCAGGGCGCCCTGGACGAGGCCCGCTTCATTGCCGACCAGATCGAGGCCCAGACCGGCGGGCTGTCCCACCGGGGGGTGGAGCGCATGGAGGGCGAGGCGGCAGCGGGAGTCTCCCTTGGCGATATTGCCGTGCTGTACCGCAACCTGCGGCTGGCTTCGGCGGTGGAAAAGGTCTTTGCCGAGCGGGGCATTCCTTTTCGGCAGGTGGAACTCAGCGCCTGGTACATGCAGGGCGCGTGCCGGCTGCTCTCGAGCTGGCTGATGCTGGCAGCCTCCGGAGATGGGGTGGACCAGATGCTCTTTCTGCTGGGGCAGGAGGCGGGCCTGGGGGCCGTGCGGCTGGGGCAGGCGCAGGCGCTGCTGCGAGGCTCCCGGGAGGCAGGCCTGCCGGGTTTGCTTGATGCGCTTGCAGGCATGAGGACGGCACCGGCCGGCTTTCTGCATCTGGCACAGGAGGTGGCGGCACTGGCCGAAGGCGATCGGCCGCTTCCCGAGCTGGTGGATACGCTGATCGGGTTTTTGGCCGCGCATTACGGCAAGGCTTTTGCCCCGGAGGATGCCCGGGTTCTGCGCCTGCGGGAAAACGCGGTCAGCTTTCCGGATTTGCCCGCCTTTGCGGCGAACCTGGAGCGCTACCGGGATTCCGTGCTCTACGATCCAAAGGCCCAGGCCGTGACGCTTTCCACCCTGCATGCGGCCAAGGGGCTGGAGTTTGACGTGGTCTTTCTCTGCGCTTGCGAGCAGGGCATACTGCCGGGCGCGCCGCGGGAGACGCTGGACGAGGCAGGTCTGCAGGCGCATCTCGAGGAGGAGCGCCGCCTCTTCTATGTGGGCATGACCCGCGCCAGGCGGACACTCTACTGCACCTGGTGCGCGCTCCGTCACGGCTTTGGCCAGACTGGTCCGGAGCCTGGGCCCTCGCCCTTTCTCTTCGAGTTCAGCCCGGAGCTGCTCAGTCCGGCCCCGCTCATCCGGCCGGCGGCCCGAAAGAAACGGGCCAGGCTCAGGCAGCTGGCCCTCTTTGCCGACAGGAAGCCGGACGAGTGA
- the nadD gene encoding nicotinate (nicotinamide) nucleotide adenylyltransferase produces MAGIGIYGGTFDPVHQTHLALARLVRDRFRLGEVLIVLAPEPPHKCGAFAPFAERAAMLELALASEPDCARIRCSRIEADLPRPSYTIHTVEAIMRRHADAHCYLVIGLDSLAALPEWHRAEELMALVDMIAVNRGAALPGEIQGLVARLRPACRPLRENLWINTAGRALHLVPDFHMPHSSTAIRAALAAGAEPDGLPPAVLAHIRRRHLYSS; encoded by the coding sequence GTGGCGGGCATCGGTATCTACGGCGGCACCTTCGACCCGGTGCACCAGACGCACCTGGCTCTGGCCCGTCTGGTGCGCGACCGTTTTCGCCTGGGCGAAGTGCTGATTGTGCTGGCCCCCGAGCCGCCCCACAAGTGCGGCGCCTTTGCCCCCTTTGCCGAGCGCGCGGCCATGCTGGAGCTCGCGCTCGCCAGCGAGCCGGACTGCGCCCGCATCCGCTGCTCCCGGATCGAAGCAGATCTGCCCCGGCCTTCCTACACGATTCACACCGTGGAGGCGATCATGCGCCGCCACGCCGACGCGCATTGTTATCTGGTCATAGGCCTGGATTCTCTGGCCGCGCTGCCGGAGTGGCACCGGGCCGAAGAGCTGATGGCCCTGGTGGACATGATTGCCGTCAATCGGGGCGCCGCACTGCCTGGGGAAATCCAGGGCCTTGTTGCCCGCCTCCGGCCCGCCTGTCGGCCGCTTCGGGAAAACCTCTGGATCAACACGGCGGGCAGGGCGCTGCACCTCGTGCCGGATTTTCACATGCCCCATTCCTCCACCGCCATCCGGGCCGCCCTGGCGGCAGGAGCAGAACCGGACGGCCTGCCGCCTGCGGTGCTGGCCCATATCCGCAGGCGCCACCTCTATTCGAGCTGA